The proteins below are encoded in one region of Rhizobium sp. 9140:
- a CDS encoding zinc-finger domain-containing protein: MAGHGIPHFQNDGGHAVIEVGVKEFMCTGASVPYDHPHIYLDMGDDNEKVCSYCSTLFRFNGALKMDETRPTGCLFQTKAA, encoded by the coding sequence ATGGCCGGGCACGGTATTCCTCATTTCCAGAACGATGGCGGTCACGCGGTGATCGAGGTCGGCGTCAAGGAATTCATGTGCACCGGCGCTTCCGTGCCCTACGATCATCCGCATATCTATCTCGACATGGGCGACGACAACGAGAAGGTCTGTTCCTACTGCTCGACCCTCTTCCGCTTCAACGGCGCGCTGAAGATGGATGAGACACGGCCGACCGGCTGCCTGTTCCAGACCAAGGCGGCCTGA
- a CDS encoding FAD-dependent monooxygenase, with protein sequence MPDTRTPITVVGAGIAGLTAALSLAAKGFEVDIVERAANLEEVGAGLQLSPNATRILEALGLTAKLQLHWVEPSEIRLVDGRSLRPIAKVPAGAFARTRWQAPYAVIARSALQGALADAVRAHPRCRLYLDTAICDATPASLSAITRRMPGLVVGADGIGSKVRLAIAGHGKARLSGNIAWRLTLPRHAAVSPFDPTVVTAYLGRRAHLVAYPIGASGGLNLVAIGSGMTQADTSEEASRAAIAQLLSGWHPDIRSALSRAGTLGYWPLIEVEDGAWHDGTRILIGDAAHAMMPFAAQGAAMAIEDAFELADAIGKPGDITAHLDAFVQTRKPRIEKVRARGAFNRFAYHASGAVRLGRNLVLSLRTPERLAEDFDWLYGHRLPGQKTP encoded by the coding sequence TTGCCTGACACGCGCACACCCATCACCGTGGTCGGAGCCGGTATTGCCGGCCTCACCGCAGCCCTGTCGCTCGCAGCCAAGGGCTTCGAGGTCGATATCGTCGAGCGGGCGGCAAACCTTGAGGAGGTCGGCGCCGGCTTGCAGCTTTCGCCAAACGCGACGCGCATTCTCGAAGCTCTCGGCCTGACCGCAAAGCTGCAGCTCCATTGGGTGGAGCCATCGGAGATCCGCCTCGTCGATGGCCGCAGCCTCCGGCCGATCGCGAAGGTTCCGGCCGGCGCCTTCGCCCGCACACGCTGGCAGGCGCCATACGCCGTCATTGCGCGTTCCGCTCTCCAGGGCGCATTGGCAGATGCGGTGCGCGCCCACCCGCGCTGCCGCCTGTATCTGGACACGGCCATTTGCGATGCAACGCCGGCGTCTCTCTCCGCCATCACGCGGCGCATGCCGGGCCTCGTCGTCGGCGCCGACGGCATCGGCTCCAAAGTCCGCCTCGCCATTGCAGGCCACGGAAAGGCCCGCCTTTCCGGCAACATCGCCTGGCGGCTCACCCTGCCCCGCCACGCCGCGGTGTCGCCCTTCGATCCCACCGTCGTCACCGCCTATCTCGGCCGCCGCGCCCATCTCGTAGCCTATCCGATCGGCGCATCCGGAGGCCTCAATCTCGTGGCCATCGGCAGCGGGATGACGCAGGCGGACACGAGCGAAGAGGCTTCTCGGGCCGCCATCGCGCAGCTTCTTTCGGGCTGGCACCCGGACATCCGGTCGGCACTCTCCAGGGCCGGAACGCTGGGATACTGGCCCTTGATCGAGGTCGAGGACGGTGCGTGGCACGACGGCACGCGCATCCTCATCGGCGATGCCGCCCACGCCATGATGCCGTTTGCCGCCCAGGGCGCCGCCATGGCCATCGAGGACGCCTTCGAGCTCGCAGACGCGATCGGAAAACCCGGCGACATCACCGCGCATCTCGACGCCTTCGTCCAGACCCGCAAACCCCGCATCGAAAAAGTCCGCGCCCGCGGCGCCTTCAACCGCTTCGCCTACCACGCCTCCGGCGCCGTCCGTCTTGGTCGAAATCTCGTCCTGTCGCTGCGCACGCCGGAAAGACTGGCCGAGGATTTCGACTGGCTCTACGGCCATCGCCTCCCCGGCCAGAAGACGCCTTAA